From Microplitis mediator isolate UGA2020A chromosome 11, iyMicMedi2.1, whole genome shotgun sequence, one genomic window encodes:
- the LOC130678037 gene encoding iron-sulfur cluster assembly scaffold protein IscU, whose translation MALWRVLPPKLIESSKLLSHSVPCVFYHPNVIDHYENPRNVGSLDKNDQHVGTGLVGAPACGDVMKLQIKVDGNGKIIDAKFKTFGCGSAIASSSLATEWVKGKTVDQALELKNTDIAKELCLPPVKLHCSMLAEDAIKAALSDYRIKQQDKEKNNTEAKSQTI comes from the exons atggctTTGTGGCGAGTGTTGCCACCAAAGCTCATTGaatcatcaaaattattatctcaTAGTGTTCCTTGTGTTTTTTATCATCCAAAt GTAATTGATCACTATGAGAATCCAAGAAATGTTGGATCTTTGGACAAAAATGATCAGCATGTCGGTACTGGTCTCGTTGGTGCACCAGCATGTGGAGATGTTatgaaattacaaataaaagttgatggcaatggtaaaataattgacgctaaatttaaaacatttggCTGTGGATCTGCTATTGCATCAAGTTCACTTGCTACTGAATGGGTTAAAGGAAaaact GTTGATCAAGCTCTGGAGTTGAAAAATACAGATATTGCTAAGGAACTTTGTCTTCCGCCGGTCAAGCTGCACTGTTCGa tgCTTGCTGAAGACGCAATAAAAGCAGCGTTATCTGACTACAGAATTAAACAAcaagataaagaaaaaaacaacacTGAAGCTAAGTCacaaactatttaa